A stretch of Chionomys nivalis chromosome 26, mChiNiv1.1, whole genome shotgun sequence DNA encodes these proteins:
- the Pms1 gene encoding PMS1 protein homolog 1 isoform X3: MAVATYFLRNPHILVKAVIWHKSRVPDHRTALMSVLGTAVMANFDAVQHHCEESQIYLSGFFPKLDADHISTSLSSPERSFIFINSRPVHQKEILKLIRRYYNLKCLKESTRSYPIFFLKIDVPSAELDVNLTPDKSQVLLQNKEAVLNALENLMVTCYGPLPSTESCGNNKVAVSTANMAARETAETDVPVNKMESPGNNYPNADPSAVHFQNDESRKDTGNYLNQQINVNDHCDGHFRSEEPHVNKDTGSPFQSVSVDRSSSEAVQSKDSKTNSAGSGEHIQGENGRNRTEERGGGGGEAFLEKSLAVCADDWSKGNVLNAVGENIEPVRILVPQKSLERKVSDDSYPAPEPKNLSDGPRSKTSNVIDNRSGQLTAYDLISNRAVKKPMAARALFIQDRRAQFLAENPKTSLEDAAAQIEALWETLSEEEKLRYEEKAKKDLERYNNQMQRAIEQEPQASLKDGRKKIRATNAWGLAQKHKLKASLSNQPKLDELFQSQNEKRKSENIKIAEVPFSMESLKVNFKKQKKVDLEEKDEICLIHGLKFPDAWLVTSRRDVMLLNPYRVEEALLFKRLLENHKLPAEPLEKPIILTESLFNGSHYLEVLHKMSTVDQRCGGSTYLSDPRLTANGFKIRLIPGVSSTENYLEIEGMAKCLPFYGVMDLKEILNAIIDKNAKEPYECRPRKVTSYLEGEAVRLSRQLPMYLPREDIQELIYRMKHQFGSETKECVHGRPFFHHLTHLPESS, translated from the exons GCAGTTATTTGGCATAAGAGTAGAGTGCCGGATCACAGGACGGCTCTCATGTCGGTTCTGGGGACTGCTGTGATGGCCAACTTTGACGCTGTTCAGCACCACTGTGAAGAATCCCAG ATTTACCTAAGTGGATTCTTCCCAAAACTTGATGCAGACCACATTTCCACAAGTCTTTCAAGCCCGGAGAGAAGTTTTATCTTCATTAACAGTCGACCAGTACATCAGAAAGAGATACTGAAG CTAATCCGGCGTTATTATAATCTGAAGTGCCTGAAGGAGTCTACTCGGTCGTAtcccattttctttctgaaaattgaTGTTCCTTCAGCTGAACTGGATGTAAATCTCACACCAGATAAAAGTCAAGTATTATTACAGAATAAG GAAGCTGTTTTAAATGCTCTTGAAAATCTGATGGTGACCTGTTACGGACCGCTACCCAGTACAGAGTCTTGTGGAAATAACAAAGTAGCTGTTTCCACAGCCAACATGGCTGCTCGTGAGACAGCAGAAACAGATGTGCCCGTGAATAAAATGGAGTCACCGGGAAATAATTACCCAAATGCTGACCCTTCGGCTGTCCACTTCCAAAATGATGAATCTAGAAAAGACACTGGTAATTATTTAAATCAACAGATAAATGTAAACGACCACTGTGATGGTCATTTTCGCAGTGAAGAGCCTCATGTTAATAAGGACACTGGAAGTCCTTTTCAAAGTGTCTCCGTGGATAGGTCCTCCTCAGAGGCTGTCCAGAGTAAAGACAGCAAGACTAACTCCGCAGGTTCCGGTGAACATATCCAAGGAGAAAATGGCAGGAACCGGACAGAAGAACGTGGCGGAGGTGGGGGAGAAGCGTTCCTCGAAAAATCTCTGGCAGTCTGTGCCGATGACTGGAGCAAGGGAAATGTGTTGAATGCGGTGGGAGAGAATATTGAACCTGTGAGAATTCTAGTGCCACAGAAAAGTCTGGAGCGTAAAGTGAGCGATGATAGTTACCCAGCCCCTGAACCGAAGAATCTCAGTGATGGCCCTCGTAGCAAGACATCCAATGTAATAGATAACAGATCCGGACAGCTTACAGCCTATGACTTAATCAGCAACCGAGCAGTCAAGAAGCCCATGGCAGCAAGGGCCCTGTTTATTCAAGATCGTCGCGCTCAGTTCCTCGCAGAAAATCCCAAGACTTCTTTGGAGGATGCAGCGGCACAAATTGAAGCACTGTGGGAGACTCTGAGTGAAGAGGAAAAACTGAG GTATGAAGAAAAGGCTAAAAAAGACTTGGAACGATACAATAATCAAATGCAGAGAGCTATTGAACAGGAGCCACAAGCATCCTTAAAAGATGGCAGAAAAAAGATAAGAGCCACCAATGCATGGGGCTTGGCCCAGAAGCACAAGCTGAAAGCCTCACTATCTAATCAGCCGAAACTCGATGAGCTCTTTCAGTCCcagaatgagaaaaggaagagtgaaaacattaaaatagCGGAGGTCCCCTTTTCTATGGAGAGCTTAAAAGTGAactttaagaaacaaaagaaagttgACTTAGAAGAGAAGGATGAGATTTGCCTGATCCACGGCCTCAAGTTTCCTGATGCCTGGCTGGTCACGTCCCGAAGAGATGTCATGTTACTGAACCCATACAGAGTGGAGGAAGCCCTGCTGTTTAAAAGACTTCTTGAGAATCATAAGCTCCCCGCAGAGCCACTGGAAAAGCCAATTATATTAACAGAGAG tctttttAATGGGTCTCATTATTTAGAGGTTTTACATAAAATGTCGACAGTTGACCAGAGATGCGGCGGATCAACTTACCTGAGTGACCCTCGTCTGACAGCAAATGGCTTCAAGATCAGGCTGATACCAG GAGTTTCCAGTACTGAAAACTACTTGGAAATAGAAGGCATGGCTAAGTGTCTCCCGTTCTACGGAGTAATGGATTTAAAGGAAATTCTTAATGCCATAATAGACAAGAACGCAAAGGAGCCTTACGAGTGCAGACCCCGGAAAGTGACGAGTTACCTGGAG GGGGAAGCAGTCCGTCTCTCAAGACAGCTACCCATGTACTTACCAAGAGAAGACATCCAAGAGCTTATCTATAGGATGAAGCACCAGTTTGGAAGTGAAACTAAAGAGTGTGTTCATGGCCGCCCATTTTTTCACCATTTAACCCACCTTCCAGAAAGTTCATGA